A window from Alphaproteobacteria bacterium 33-17 encodes these proteins:
- a CDS encoding serine--tRNA ligase, producing the protein MHDINFIRENPDLFNQGMKKRGLEITAEYILQLDEKNRNAITELQNMQQKRNILAKEIGNFKDKGSPEFKQMLAEASKLKEDIASFEAAQENNELTKILCEIPNLPDETVPVGKDENDHVSIKHYLEPNILPFEAKNHWELGENLKQMDFETAVKISGSRFVLLKKDLARMERALQNFMLDSHVNDWEYTEIVPPYLVKDQAMFGVGQLPKFAEESFQTTNGYRLIPTSEVSLTNIVADAILNEKELPLRFTAYSPCFRSEAGSAGKDTRGMIRQHQFTKVELVSITTPEHSNTEHERMLAAAESILQKLELPYRVMLLCSGDMGFSAQKTYDIEVWLPGQNTYREISSCSNCGDFQGRRMKARFKRDGENFPVHTLNGSGLAVGRTMVAILENYQQEDGSIIIPEKLVPYMGGVKKIEAL; encoded by the coding sequence ATGCATGATATAAATTTTATTAGAGAAAATCCTGATTTATTTAACCAGGGGATGAAAAAACGCGGTCTCGAAATTACAGCCGAATATATTTTACAGTTAGACGAAAAGAATAGAAACGCGATCACAGAACTGCAAAACATGCAGCAAAAACGCAATATCTTAGCGAAAGAAATTGGTAATTTCAAAGATAAAGGATCTCCTGAATTTAAACAAATGCTAGCAGAAGCCAGCAAACTTAAAGAAGATATTGCTAGCTTTGAAGCTGCTCAAGAAAATAATGAGCTTACTAAGATTTTATGCGAAATTCCAAATTTGCCAGATGAAACAGTACCAGTTGGCAAAGATGAAAATGATCACGTTTCAATTAAGCACTATTTAGAACCTAATATATTGCCATTTGAAGCTAAAAACCACTGGGAGCTTGGTGAAAACCTAAAGCAAATGGATTTTGAAACAGCTGTAAAAATATCAGGAAGCAGATTTGTTTTGCTTAAAAAAGACTTAGCCCGCATGGAAAGAGCATTGCAAAACTTTATGCTAGACAGTCACGTAAACGACTGGGAATATACTGAAATTGTTCCGCCATATTTGGTTAAAGATCAGGCTATGTTTGGCGTAGGTCAGCTTCCAAAATTCGCTGAAGAATCTTTCCAGACTACAAATGGTTATAGACTTATCCCAACATCAGAAGTATCACTAACTAATATTGTAGCTGATGCTATTTTAAATGAGAAAGAGCTTCCGCTAAGGTTTACTGCGTACAGCCCATGCTTTAGATCAGAAGCTGGTAGCGCAGGTAAAGATACGCGCGGTATGATTAGGCAGCATCAGTTTACCAAAGTTGAACTTGTAAGTATTACAACGCCAGAACATTCTAATACTGAGCATGAAAGAATGCTTGCTGCTGCAGAATCTATTCTACAAAAGCTTGAGCTTCCTTATAGGGTAATGCTACTTTGTAGCGGTGATATGGGCTTTTCTGCACAGAAAACTTATGACATTGAAGTATGGCTACCAGGGCAAAATACTTACCGTGAAATTTCAAGCTGCTCAAATTGTGGTGACTTTCAGGGTAGACGTATGAAAGCAAGATTTAAACGCGATGGCGAAAATTTCCCTGTTCATACTCTTAACGGATCAGGACTTGCTGTTGGCCGTACAATGGTTGCAATTTTAGAAAACTATCAGCAAGAAGACGGGAGCATAATAATTCCTGAGAAATTAGTACCTTATATGGGTGGTGTAAAAAAAATTGAGGCTTTATAA
- a CDS encoding twin arginine-targeting protein translocase TatC, protein MNQKNLKISQHIAEIKSRLIKVVICILITFGISYYFSENILMFLVEPLKKISGDHIKIIYTGLGEAFFTYITISLYNAIFISMPFILYQIYAFLAPGLYKKEKRFIRPLFVSALFLFITGVVFAYYLVFPLAWEFFAGFQFSSKIGLSLALETRVSEYAEIAVKIMMAFGTAFELPILLVILVMLDLVSVKSLKSKRRHAIVIMFVVAAIVTPPDIISQICLALPLIILYELSILIAQKITKVRQNHA, encoded by the coding sequence ATGAACCAGAAAAACCTCAAAATATCGCAGCACATAGCGGAGATAAAATCTAGATTAATCAAAGTCGTAATTTGTATTTTAATAACCTTTGGAATATCTTATTATTTCTCTGAAAATATACTTATGTTCTTAGTGGAACCACTCAAAAAAATAAGTGGCGATCATATTAAAATTATATACACAGGGCTTGGTGAAGCATTTTTTACATATATTACTATATCTTTGTACAATGCTATATTCATATCTATGCCGTTTATTTTATATCAAATTTACGCATTTTTAGCACCTGGGCTTTATAAAAAAGAAAAACGTTTTATAAGACCTTTATTTGTTTCTGCACTTTTCTTATTTATCACTGGCGTTGTTTTCGCTTACTATCTTGTCTTTCCGCTCGCGTGGGAGTTTTTTGCCGGCTTTCAGTTTAGCTCAAAAATTGGTCTATCTCTAGCATTAGAAACTCGGGTTAGTGAATATGCGGAAATAGCTGTAAAAATCATGATGGCATTTGGTACAGCTTTTGAACTACCCATACTATTAGTAATTTTAGTAATGCTAGATTTAGTATCTGTGAAAAGCCTGAAGTCTAAAAGACGCCATGCTATTGTAATAATGTTTGTAGTTGCTGCAATAGTAACCCCACCAGATATTATAAGCCAGATTTGTCTTGCCCTGCCCCTTATAATATTATATGAATTATCGATATTAATTGCTCAAAAAATAACTAAAGTCAGACAAAATCATGCATGA
- a CDS encoding NAD kinase, whose product MQTFVIYNDTPKTIETYQKLTNHIKANTNLDDAKPGDLILVLGGDGFMLRTLHNYMGYGFKFYGINTGTVGFLLNEYTDNIIEKIQTAELSTLHPLKLRAKDQSGMIHEKVAINEVSLFRQTNQSAKLEVHINQKLKIPEISGDGVIIATPAGSSAYNFSAGGPIMPIESNLIALTAINAYYPKRWKSALLPINSVIDISVLENSKRPVNVSADFFEIHNVVSVNIQQEQRISIDLLFDHDHNLEDRLINEQFKV is encoded by the coding sequence ATGCAAACTTTTGTTATTTATAATGATACACCTAAAACCATTGAAACTTATCAAAAGCTTACAAACCATATTAAAGCCAATACGAATTTAGACGATGCAAAGCCAGGTGACCTGATATTAGTATTAGGTGGCGATGGATTCATGTTAAGAACATTACACAACTATATGGGTTATGGATTTAAGTTCTACGGTATAAATACAGGAACAGTTGGTTTTTTACTTAATGAATATACTGACAATATTATAGAAAAAATTCAAACTGCTGAATTATCAACACTTCATCCATTAAAACTAAGGGCAAAAGATCAAAGTGGCATGATTCACGAAAAGGTTGCGATTAATGAAGTTTCATTATTTAGACAAACTAACCAGTCAGCTAAACTTGAAGTCCATATTAATCAAAAGCTTAAAATACCAGAAATTAGTGGTGACGGCGTTATTATAGCAACACCTGCTGGAAGCAGTGCTTATAATTTTTCTGCAGGAGGCCCCATCATGCCTATAGAATCAAATCTTATCGCTTTAACTGCAATCAACGCTTATTACCCTAAAAGATGGAAAAGCGCTTTACTACCAATTAATTCAGTAATAGATATAAGCGTGCTAGAAAACTCCAAAAGACCTGTAAACGTATCGGCTGACTTTTTTGAGATCCATAATGTTGTTAGCGTAAACATTCAGCAAGAACAACGTATAAGCATTGATTTATTATTTGATCACGATCACAATTTAGAAGACCGCTTAATTAATGAGCAGTTTAAAGTATAG
- a CDS encoding phosphatidylserine decarboxylase, with translation MKKFIHPIHPEGYPFVLIFAIVTVVLALISSGLGIIGAVATIWCTYFFRDPPRQSPCDDSLIISPADGLVDKIAFALPPEELGMPAEEMLRVSVFLSVFNVHVNRVPASGTITALHYRPGKFLNATLDKASVDNERQSVRMTTKYKNLDIAFTQIAGLIARRIVCNLEHNQEVKGGERFGIIRFGSRMDIYLPKDTKVCVAEGQITIGGETVIADLETTKAEFKAEIR, from the coding sequence ATGAAAAAATTTATTCATCCAATACACCCTGAAGGTTACCCTTTTGTGTTAATATTTGCAATAGTTACGGTAGTTCTGGCTTTAATAAGCTCAGGACTTGGTATTATTGGTGCAGTTGCAACAATTTGGTGTACTTATTTTTTCCGCGATCCACCAAGACAATCACCATGTGATGATTCATTAATTATAAGCCCTGCAGATGGACTTGTAGATAAAATTGCTTTTGCTCTTCCACCTGAAGAATTAGGAATGCCAGCAGAAGAAATGCTCAGAGTTAGCGTTTTCTTAAGCGTATTTAACGTTCACGTTAACCGTGTTCCTGCAAGTGGTACAATTACTGCCCTTCATTATCGCCCTGGTAAATTTTTAAACGCTACTTTAGACAAAGCAAGCGTTGATAATGAACGTCAGTCTGTTCGTATGACTACTAAGTATAAAAACCTTGATATTGCATTTACACAAATTGCGGGTCTTATTGCAAGACGTATTGTATGTAATTTAGAGCATAATCAAGAAGTTAAGGGTGGCGAAAGATTTGGTATCATCAGATTTGGTAGCAGAATGGATATTTACTTACCAAAAGATACAAAAGTTTGTGTTGCTGAAGGTCAGATTACTATTGGTGGAGAAACAGTTATCGCTGATTTAGAGACCACAAAAGCAGAGTTTAAAGCCGAAATCAGGTAA
- a CDS encoding 50S ribosomal protein L36, producing MKIVNSLKTLKKRDKNCRIVRRKGRVYVINKKNPRFKVRQG from the coding sequence ATGAAGATTGTTAACTCACTCAAAACATTGAAAAAAAGAGATAAAAACTGCAGAATCGTAAGAAGAAAAGGCAGAGTTTATGTAATTAATAAAAAGAATCCTCGTTTTAAAGTACGTCAGGGTTAA
- a CDS encoding TonB box-like protein yields the protein MKLGIYEHYSGKKYRVLGLARHTETLEEMVVYHSLYGDYGIWVRPKAMFEETVEINNQVQSRFTFLSEVFNCAPEFS from the coding sequence ATGAAACTAGGAATTTATGAGCATTATTCAGGTAAGAAGTACAGAGTTTTAGGGTTAGCACGTCATACAGAAACTTTAGAGGAAATGGTTGTGTATCATAGTCTTTATGGGGATTATGGCATATGGGTAAGACCAAAAGCCATGTTTGAAGAGACAGTTGAAATAAATAACCAAGTTCAGTCCAGGTTTACATTCTTAAGCGAAGTGTTTAATTGCGCACCTGAATTTTCATAA
- a CDS encoding sodium:proton antiporter, protein MKLWQKVSIGLIAGVIFGVTVKKLGLLSYVGYVKPAGDIFINLIKMIVMPLIFFSIVSGITSISDSRTLGRIGLKATIAYMTTTTFAIIIGLAVSLILKPGVGVTLNFEESMEAAAAKKFDFIQMIVNIVPSNIFQTLAEGDVLQIVFFAIFTGITLNKMNNEIGRKIIGACQTMNLLVLKMIEMIMQLSPYGAFALTSWVVGTQGLDVINSLFKLVMCVIIAMTLQYFIFGLMIYFIGRMSPIPFYKKSFEYQALAFSTSSSKAALATTMNICREQLGISKTSTSFVLPLGTSINMDGMAIYLGMCAVFFAQATGFDLQIHDYFIIIITATLGSIGVAGIPGGSMVMLPMILSSVGMPIEGVALIAGIDRILDMLRTTINITGDVTVTMLVDKSENMMNVDVYYNMDNMN, encoded by the coding sequence ATGAAGCTTTGGCAAAAAGTAAGTATTGGTCTTATAGCCGGCGTAATATTTGGTGTTACAGTCAAAAAGTTAGGACTGCTTAGCTATGTAGGCTATGTAAAGCCTGCTGGTGACATATTCATCAACTTAATTAAAATGATAGTGATGCCTCTGATATTCTTTTCTATCGTATCAGGTATTACAAGTATTAGCGACTCAAGAACGCTTGGCAGAATTGGTTTAAAGGCTACAATTGCCTACATGACGACCACAACTTTTGCCATCATTATTGGTCTTGCTGTCAGTTTAATACTGAAGCCAGGGGTAGGTGTAACGCTCAATTTTGAAGAATCAATGGAAGCAGCAGCTGCCAAAAAGTTTGATTTCATTCAGATGATTGTAAACATTGTTCCATCTAATATTTTCCAGACACTTGCTGAAGGTGATGTGCTTCAAATCGTATTCTTTGCTATATTTACAGGTATTACCTTAAATAAAATGAATAACGAAATTGGGCGTAAAATCATTGGTGCTTGCCAAACAATGAATTTACTCGTGCTAAAAATGATTGAAATGATCATGCAATTATCGCCTTATGGTGCCTTTGCTCTCACCTCATGGGTGGTTGGTACTCAGGGTCTGGACGTTATTAACAGCCTGTTTAAGCTTGTAATGTGTGTGATCATTGCCATGACACTGCAATACTTTATATTCGGTCTTATGATTTACTTTATTGGTCGTATGTCGCCAATTCCGTTCTATAAGAAAAGCTTTGAATATCAGGCGCTTGCATTTTCTACAAGTAGTAGTAAAGCAGCACTAGCTACTACAATGAATATTTGTAGAGAGCAGCTTGGGATTTCTAAAACTTCAACATCTTTCGTATTGCCGCTTGGTACATCTATTAACATGGATGGTATGGCGATTTACCTTGGTATGTGTGCGGTATTTTTTGCGCAGGCTACAGGTTTTGATCTTCAGATACATGATTATTTCATTATCATTATTACCGCAACATTAGGTTCTATTGGTGTTGCTGGTATCCCTGGTGGTTCAATGGTAATGCTTCCAATGATATTATCATCTGTTGGTATGCCGATTGAAGGTGTAGCATTAATTGCAGGTATTGACCGTATACTTGATATGCTTAGAACAACTATTAATATCACAGGCGACGTTACTGTAACAATGTTAGTTGACAAATCCGAAAATATGATGAATGTTGATGTTTATTACAACATGGATAATATGAACTAA